The Streptomyces avermitilis MA-4680 = NBRC 14893 genome contains a region encoding:
- the casB gene encoding type I-E CRISPR-associated protein Cse2/CasB: MTTQSVTENPTTARRQRLVAYTCWIEQICRDDPGARTALRSGLRRTLDDVPRMHRFVAPWLPHDRQAPESEQRAYYAVAAMIAAQPRTTHTSPEAALEADGASQSPQPAPAPPYGTSLGLAFALAVTASPGREREMRESTAESRLNLLTRQSANGLHRHLPAAVGYLRELGVPIDWAQLLADLIAWPLHSGRISRRWLQDYYRQRSQTLHEQADRADQDETEHPSTSA, from the coding sequence ATGACCACCCAGAGCGTCACCGAGAATCCAACTACCGCCCGGCGCCAGCGCCTCGTCGCCTACACCTGCTGGATCGAGCAGATCTGCCGGGACGATCCCGGCGCCCGCACCGCACTGCGCAGCGGACTGCGCCGCACCCTCGACGACGTGCCCCGCATGCACCGCTTCGTCGCCCCCTGGCTCCCCCATGACAGGCAGGCACCTGAGTCCGAGCAGCGGGCCTACTACGCCGTCGCGGCGATGATCGCCGCGCAGCCCCGCACCACCCACACCAGCCCCGAGGCCGCACTGGAAGCGGACGGGGCCTCGCAGAGTCCGCAGCCGGCACCCGCTCCCCCCTACGGCACCAGCCTCGGCCTGGCCTTCGCACTCGCCGTGACCGCAAGCCCCGGCCGGGAGCGGGAGATGCGGGAGTCCACCGCCGAGTCCCGGCTGAATCTGCTGACCCGGCAGAGCGCCAACGGCCTGCACCGCCACCTGCCCGCCGCCGTCGGCTACCTGCGCGAGCTGGGCGTTCCCATCGACTGGGCCCAGCTGCTGGCCGACCTGATCGCCTGGCCCCTCCACTCCGGGCGGATCTCCCGGCGCTGGCTGCAGGACTACTACCGCCAGCGCAGCCAGACCCTCCACGAGCAGGCCGACCGCGCCGACCAGGACGAGACCGAACACCCCAGCACCAGCGCCTGA
- the casA gene encoding type I-E CRISPR-associated protein Cse1/CasA, protein MPASTYNLFDEPWIPVRWTHAAPLPHPERVGLRDLLLRSGDIATLTIADPPAHSALLRILYALTARVTGLDESGPGDWGERRLNILDAGQLPPEGITAYAGRYRQRFFLYDRDGGRPWMQDARLTGQCDGGNTAGVNKLIVTRPAGNAHAWFRHGSDARPDLPSAAEAVLSLLVWHYYGPSGRCSAREVNGVKTASATAGPLRTALSYHPEGDTLFETLLAGLVPPEVTVRRSFDLCPWEREELPDPEAAPPLPCGPCSRLTACSQHALLLVPDENSPGLVRDAYITWAYRTGRIPRDDNYLIWQISQQGNRYPRPADSRRALWRDLDALLLHEPPGTAQPQRPKVFDYASEVSEDLRVRALGFEQEGQAKDTQFVDADTPPVMGFTEQKAPATAPAVGRMRQLGEMYGRRLERAVKRAWAEYMNDPKANGDTWAAEAAARYWPGAEAEFWDRFRHLDNTGHTLGAGFDPAAARTAFLRLATDAYDTVTASVTRTQRGAKAVAHARIDLYGGVRKKATSTPAA, encoded by the coding sequence ATGCCCGCCAGTACGTACAACTTGTTCGACGAACCGTGGATCCCCGTCCGCTGGACCCATGCCGCGCCCCTCCCCCATCCCGAACGGGTGGGGCTACGGGACCTGCTGCTGCGCAGCGGCGACATCGCCACCCTCACGATTGCCGATCCCCCCGCGCACTCCGCACTGCTGCGCATCCTGTACGCGCTCACCGCCCGGGTGACGGGTCTGGACGAGTCGGGGCCCGGCGACTGGGGGGAGCGGCGCCTGAACATCCTGGATGCCGGACAGCTCCCCCCAGAGGGGATCACCGCCTACGCCGGCCGCTACCGGCAGCGGTTCTTCCTCTACGACCGTGACGGGGGCCGCCCGTGGATGCAGGACGCCCGGCTGACCGGCCAGTGCGACGGCGGCAACACCGCCGGGGTGAACAAACTGATCGTGACGCGCCCGGCAGGCAACGCCCACGCGTGGTTTCGGCACGGCAGCGACGCCCGCCCCGACCTGCCGAGCGCCGCGGAGGCGGTGCTGAGCCTGCTGGTGTGGCACTACTACGGGCCGTCGGGCCGCTGCTCGGCCCGCGAGGTCAACGGGGTCAAGACCGCCAGCGCCACCGCCGGCCCCCTGCGCACCGCGCTGTCCTACCACCCCGAGGGTGACACCCTCTTCGAGACGCTCCTGGCAGGCCTGGTCCCGCCGGAAGTGACGGTACGACGCTCCTTCGATCTGTGCCCCTGGGAGCGGGAGGAACTGCCCGACCCGGAGGCCGCCCCGCCCCTGCCCTGCGGCCCCTGCTCACGGCTGACCGCTTGCTCCCAGCACGCCCTGCTCCTCGTCCCCGACGAAAACAGTCCGGGCCTGGTGCGGGATGCCTACATCACCTGGGCGTACCGCACCGGACGCATCCCCCGCGACGACAACTATCTGATCTGGCAGATCAGCCAGCAGGGCAACCGCTACCCGCGCCCGGCCGACTCCCGGCGCGCGCTGTGGCGCGACCTGGACGCTCTGCTCCTGCACGAACCGCCCGGCACCGCACAGCCCCAGCGCCCGAAGGTGTTCGACTACGCGAGCGAGGTCTCCGAGGACCTGCGCGTGCGGGCACTCGGTTTCGAGCAGGAAGGCCAGGCCAAGGACACCCAGTTCGTCGACGCCGACACACCCCCGGTCATGGGTTTCACAGAGCAGAAGGCCCCCGCGACCGCGCCCGCGGTGGGGCGAATGCGGCAGCTCGGCGAGATGTACGGGCGCCGCCTGGAACGCGCGGTCAAGCGGGCCTGGGCCGAGTACATGAACGACCCGAAGGCGAACGGCGACACCTGGGCGGCCGAGGCCGCCGCCCGCTACTGGCCTGGCGCCGAGGCCGAGTTCTGGGACCGCTTCCGCCACCTGGACAACACCGGCCACACCCTCGGCGCCGGATTCGACCCGGCCGCCGCCCGCACCGCATTCCTGCGTCTGGCCACCGACGCATACGACACCGTCACCGCCTCCGTCACCCGCACCCAGCGCGGCGCAAAGGCGGTGGCCCACGCACGGATCGACCTGTACGGCGGCGTACGCAAAAAGGCCACGAGCACACCGGCCGCATGA
- a CDS encoding CRISPR-associated endonuclease Cas3'', producing the protein MMKRESVSPGHVPVDTRFWGKEHGLPRPYPVLCHLLDTAGVFGALWDVLLSDQMREKVARALGLTVAEARRVLAFWAGLHDLGKITPPFQAQVPEAFAAVRNDPAYVFAPGAERERAFRHEMATHWALVQLLGEAGYPGGGRVMRSAVSHQVAQLLGGHHGCFGVVLKAKEVAHASAYQPGLGGDGWAVQRRAHFGELRRVTGGWAVPERGLPAELAVIVAGLVVVADWLASQEEAIIPLLPPKGWRATPEEVDMHWERTQKAAPGLVAGAQLGRARFDAEGFEEMFSFAPNALQADLVARLPRMVEEKGPGLLLVTAPTGDGKTEAALYAASVLGHAAGARGLFFALPTMATADAMYPRVSAFTERALSGERALTLLHSMAWLSPAYAGAGQSAGPPPAAGDVSADPATVTEAGVWLRGHRRGLLAPLGAGTIDQALSAVLPLTHNALRLFGLSDKVLVVDEAHAYGPWMHQLLSRLLEWLGAFGAPVVLLSATLSGRTASSLVDAYRRGAGFLEPSAVEPCYPGWMFTGAATGEVCVPRETDSERRRTLDVRMLPVVWDTAPAAGSPVCAGGRRQALREALEPVVAQSGTALVCCTTVAEAQQTFRDLRAAFPELSTGEGGLRLLHSRYPANTRQHITSACERAYGKPRSPQDVALPRPASVLVATQVVEQSLDLDFDLIVTDLAPLAQLLQRAGRGRRHARGASGRPPWALPEDAPRLVVLEPVGESGATQVPRTWGSVYDAGLLQRTAHLLRERAASGIAVPGDVQELIDAVYAEDFVDRLEGAVQRELARMDSARQADEAAEAHLADMVAICAPADVAGDLQRLSRREAGVTEELLTTRLGADSGRVLCLYEQQDNTLTLDEGGTLPLPTGNQNGLLHAELRQVMAHMAPVPGAWLRGAEGHPAPPGWGKHPVLRDLVLLRMQPAGQDGAAAVWSCRHGTRTIRISGVGLETS; encoded by the coding sequence ATGATGAAGCGTGAGTCCGTCTCGCCGGGACATGTCCCGGTCGACACCCGGTTTTGGGGCAAGGAGCATGGTCTTCCGCGCCCGTACCCAGTGCTCTGCCATCTGCTGGACACCGCGGGAGTGTTCGGTGCCCTGTGGGATGTGCTGCTGAGTGATCAAATGCGTGAGAAGGTCGCACGGGCGCTGGGGCTGACGGTGGCCGAGGCTCGGCGGGTGCTGGCGTTCTGGGCGGGGTTGCACGATCTGGGGAAGATCACTCCTCCGTTTCAGGCCCAGGTTCCGGAGGCGTTCGCGGCCGTACGGAACGATCCGGCCTATGTGTTCGCTCCGGGGGCGGAACGGGAGCGTGCGTTTCGTCATGAGATGGCCACCCACTGGGCGCTGGTGCAGTTGCTCGGCGAAGCGGGGTATCCCGGTGGCGGCCGGGTGATGCGGTCTGCGGTGAGTCATCAGGTGGCGCAATTGCTCGGTGGCCATCACGGATGTTTCGGCGTGGTCCTCAAAGCCAAAGAAGTGGCGCACGCCAGTGCCTATCAGCCCGGGCTGGGCGGGGACGGCTGGGCGGTGCAACGCCGGGCGCATTTCGGGGAGTTGCGGCGCGTCACCGGGGGGTGGGCGGTGCCGGAGCGGGGGCTACCGGCCGAGCTGGCGGTGATCGTCGCCGGGCTGGTGGTCGTCGCGGACTGGCTGGCCAGCCAGGAGGAGGCGATCATCCCGCTGCTGCCGCCGAAGGGGTGGCGTGCGACGCCGGAAGAGGTCGATATGCACTGGGAGCGTACGCAGAAGGCGGCTCCGGGGCTGGTGGCGGGAGCCCAGCTGGGGCGGGCGCGGTTCGACGCTGAAGGGTTCGAGGAGATGTTCTCGTTCGCACCCAACGCTCTCCAGGCCGACCTTGTCGCCCGTCTGCCGCGGATGGTCGAGGAGAAGGGGCCGGGACTGCTGCTGGTCACGGCGCCGACGGGTGACGGAAAGACCGAGGCGGCCCTGTACGCGGCGTCGGTGTTGGGTCATGCGGCTGGGGCTCGGGGGCTGTTTTTTGCGCTTCCGACCATGGCCACCGCCGACGCCATGTATCCGCGGGTGAGCGCCTTCACGGAGCGTGCCCTGAGCGGTGAGCGGGCCTTGACGTTGCTGCATTCCATGGCCTGGCTCAGCCCCGCTTACGCAGGGGCCGGGCAGTCCGCCGGCCCGCCGCCGGCAGCGGGCGACGTGAGCGCGGACCCGGCCACCGTGACCGAGGCCGGGGTGTGGCTGCGCGGACATCGGCGTGGGCTGCTGGCCCCGTTGGGGGCGGGGACCATTGATCAGGCGCTGAGCGCCGTGCTGCCGCTCACGCACAACGCGCTGCGGCTGTTCGGGCTGTCCGACAAGGTGCTCGTGGTCGACGAGGCGCATGCCTACGGGCCGTGGATGCATCAGCTGCTGTCCCGGCTCCTGGAGTGGCTCGGCGCGTTCGGTGCCCCGGTGGTCCTGCTGTCCGCAACCCTGTCCGGCCGCACAGCCTCGTCTTTGGTGGATGCCTACCGCCGCGGGGCCGGATTCCTCGAACCGTCCGCCGTCGAACCGTGCTACCCGGGCTGGATGTTCACCGGCGCCGCGACCGGCGAAGTCTGCGTGCCACGGGAGACGGACAGTGAGCGCCGTCGCACCCTGGACGTGCGGATGCTGCCTGTCGTCTGGGACACGGCGCCCGCTGCCGGCAGTCCCGTATGCGCCGGAGGTCGCCGCCAGGCCCTGCGCGAGGCACTTGAGCCCGTCGTCGCGCAGAGCGGGACCGCGCTGGTTTGCTGCACCACGGTGGCCGAAGCCCAGCAGACCTTCCGTGACCTGCGCGCCGCGTTCCCGGAACTCAGCACCGGTGAAGGCGGGTTGCGGCTGCTGCACTCGCGCTACCCGGCCAACACCCGGCAGCACATCACGTCCGCGTGCGAAAGGGCCTACGGCAAACCCCGCTCGCCGCAGGATGTCGCTCTGCCCCGGCCGGCATCCGTCCTGGTCGCTACCCAGGTCGTGGAGCAGTCGCTCGACCTCGACTTCGACCTGATTGTCACGGATCTTGCGCCGCTGGCCCAGCTGCTGCAGCGGGCCGGCCGGGGACGCCGCCACGCGCGCGGCGCTTCTGGGCGCCCGCCCTGGGCGCTGCCGGAGGACGCGCCGCGCCTGGTCGTCCTGGAACCGGTCGGCGAGAGCGGGGCCACCCAGGTGCCGCGCACCTGGGGAAGCGTGTACGACGCCGGGCTGCTGCAGCGCACAGCGCACCTGCTGCGCGAGCGGGCCGCGTCCGGGATCGCGGTCCCGGGGGACGTGCAGGAGCTTATCGATGCCGTGTACGCGGAGGACTTCGTGGACCGACTCGAGGGGGCCGTACAGCGGGAACTGGCGCGGATGGACTCCGCGCGGCAGGCGGACGAGGCGGCCGAGGCGCACCTGGCCGACATGGTTGCCATCTGCGCGCCCGCCGACGTGGCCGGTGACCTGCAGCGGCTCAGCCGCCGGGAGGCAGGGGTCACCGAGGAACTGCTGACCACTCGGCTGGGGGCTGACAGCGGGCGCGTTCTGTGCCTGTACGAGCAGCAGGACAACACCCTCACCCTTGATGAGGGCGGCACCCTCCCCTTGCCCACAGGAAACCAAAACGGTCTGCTTCATGCCGAGTTGCGGCAGGTGATGGCACACATGGCGCCGGTGCCGGGCGCCTGGCTGCGCGGCGCCGAGGGACACCCGGCGCCGCCGGGCTGGGGCAAGCATCCGGTGCTGCGTGATCTGGTCCTGCTGCGGATGCAGCCCGCGGGCCAGGATGGCGCAGCAGCGGTCTGGAGCTGCCGCCACGGCACCCGGACGATCCGGATCTCCGGTGTCGGACTCGAAACCAGCTGA
- a CDS encoding ISL3 family transposase, with the protein MFPHLEGVLVEEVSPEGGVLHIVARTVESVPVPCPDCATPSVRRHSGYQRRLADGAVGGRQVSIELTVRRLFCDDQRCARVTFAEQVDGLTVRYGRRTPQLRCLLSAIAVALAGRAGERLAARLPVPVSRTTLLALVMALPDPYAETPRVLGVDEFATRKGHKYGTVLVDCETHAPIDLLPDRESATFAAWLTDHPGVEIICRDRGGAFADGARTGAPDAVQVADLWHLWHNLAETVKSLVSKHSSCLREPALASESPPEVLHPPLSHAGRLAERARRHHAAVHDLLGQGLTIRAVARRLELSRNTVRRYARAVTWEELATGRWQNLPSTLDPYKSYLHQRWHEGHTSGAKLHAELRERGFTGSYSVVRDYLRRFRRTSGDRPPPARPPGVRKVTGWITRNPDRMNDDDQQKLKAILARCPELEAATGHVRSFAAMMAIRSASRLPEWIATARADEHHGLRGFADGLLADLDAVILGLSTEWSSGCVEGRVTDIKLLKRQMAGRAGLPLLRKRVLLVAADRRQHRVTNQTAH; encoded by the coding sequence ATGTTTCCGCACCTCGAAGGGGTGCTGGTGGAAGAAGTGAGCCCCGAGGGTGGGGTGTTGCACATTGTGGCAAGAACCGTGGAGTCGGTTCCGGTGCCGTGCCCGGACTGCGCAACGCCCTCGGTGCGACGGCACAGCGGATACCAGCGCCGTCTCGCCGACGGTGCGGTCGGCGGCCGTCAGGTGTCCATCGAGCTGACCGTCCGCCGCCTGTTCTGCGACGACCAGAGATGTGCACGGGTGACCTTTGCCGAGCAGGTCGACGGGCTGACCGTGCGGTATGGGCGTCGGACGCCGCAGCTGCGGTGCTTGTTGAGCGCGATCGCGGTGGCCCTGGCCGGCCGGGCCGGAGAGCGCCTCGCGGCCCGGCTGCCGGTGCCTGTCAGCCGCACTACCCTGCTGGCCCTGGTCATGGCCCTGCCCGATCCGTACGCCGAGACGCCCCGGGTGCTAGGGGTCGATGAGTTCGCCACCCGCAAAGGCCACAAGTACGGCACCGTGCTGGTCGACTGCGAGACCCATGCTCCCATCGACCTGCTGCCCGACCGGGAGTCGGCGACGTTCGCAGCGTGGCTGACCGACCACCCCGGAGTGGAGATCATCTGCCGTGACCGGGGCGGCGCCTTCGCAGACGGTGCCCGCACCGGGGCCCCAGATGCCGTCCAGGTCGCAGATCTCTGGCACCTCTGGCACAACCTCGCCGAGACCGTGAAGTCCCTGGTCAGCAAGCACAGTTCCTGCCTTCGTGAACCCGCCCTCGCCTCGGAGTCACCCCCTGAAGTCCTGCACCCGCCGCTCTCCCACGCAGGCCGGCTGGCCGAGCGGGCCCGGCGGCACCACGCCGCCGTGCACGATCTCCTCGGCCAGGGCCTCACCATCCGGGCCGTCGCCCGCCGCCTGGAGCTGTCCCGCAACACCGTCCGCCGCTATGCCCGCGCCGTCACCTGGGAGGAACTGGCCACCGGCCGCTGGCAGAACCTCCCCAGCACTCTGGACCCCTACAAGTCCTATCTGCACCAGCGGTGGCACGAGGGCCACACCAGCGGTGCCAAGCTCCACGCCGAACTCCGTGAGCGCGGCTTCACGGGGTCCTACTCCGTCGTCCGCGACTACCTCCGGCGCTTCCGCCGAACGTCGGGCGACCGTCCGCCCCCAGCGCGGCCGCCCGGGGTCCGCAAGGTGACCGGCTGGATCACCCGGAACCCCGACCGCATGAACGACGACGACCAGCAGAAACTCAAGGCCATCCTGGCCCGCTGCCCCGAACTCGAAGCGGCCACCGGACATGTCCGGTCCTTCGCCGCGATGATGGCCATCCGCAGCGCGAGCCGACTGCCCGAATGGATCGCCACCGCCCGCGCCGACGAGCACCACGGCCTGCGCGGCTTCGCCGATGGCCTGCTGGCCGACCTCGACGCCGTCATCCTCGGACTGAGCACGGAATGGAGCTCGGGCTGCGTCGAGGGCAGAGTCACGGACATCAAGCTGCTCAAGCGGCAGATGGCAGGCCGAGCCGGACTCCCCCTGCTCCGCAAGCGCGTCCTTCTCGTCGCCGCCGACCGCCGACAACACAGAGTTACGAACCAGACGGCTCACTGA
- the istB gene encoding IS21-like element helper ATPase IstB — protein MSTKNGTNQARTSRDVGSELIYLTKALKAPALRDAAARLAERARDEGWSHEEYLAACLQREVAARDSHGAEGRIRAARFPSRKSLEDFDFDHQRSVKREVIAHLGTLDFVAGKENVIFLGPPGTGKTHLATGLGIRACQAGHRVAFGTAAQWVARLAEAHQAGRLSDELTRLGRIPLIVVDEVGYIPFEPEAANLFFQFISGRYERASVIVTSNKPFGRWGEVFGDDTVAAAMIDRLVHHAEVISLKGDSYRMRGRDLGRVPAANTGE, from the coding sequence ATGAGCACGAAGAACGGCACGAACCAGGCCAGGACCAGCCGCGACGTCGGCTCCGAACTGATCTATCTGACCAAGGCGTTGAAGGCCCCGGCCCTGCGGGACGCTGCTGCCAGGCTCGCCGAGCGGGCTCGCGACGAGGGCTGGAGCCACGAGGAGTATCTGGCCGCATGCCTGCAGAGGGAGGTCGCCGCCCGCGACTCCCACGGCGCCGAGGGACGCATCCGGGCGGCCCGTTTTCCCTCTCGCAAGTCGCTGGAGGACTTCGACTTCGACCACCAGCGGTCCGTGAAACGCGAGGTCATTGCCCATCTTGGGACGCTGGACTTCGTCGCCGGAAAGGAGAATGTGATCTTCCTGGGGCCACCCGGCACCGGCAAGACCCACCTCGCCACTGGCCTGGGCATCCGGGCCTGCCAGGCCGGCCACCGGGTCGCCTTCGGCACCGCCGCCCAGTGGGTCGCCCGTCTCGCCGAGGCCCATCAAGCAGGGCGTCTGAGCGACGAGTTGACCCGGCTGGGACGGATTCCGCTGATCGTGGTCGACGAAGTGGGTTACATCCCTTTCGAGCCCGAGGCCGCGAACCTGTTCTTCCAGTTCATCTCGGGCCGCTACGAACGTGCCTCGGTGATCGTGACCAGCAACAAGCCCTTCGGGCGCTGGGGCGAGGTCTTCGGCGACGACACCGTCGCCGCCGCGATGATCGACCGACTCGTCCATCATGCCGAGGTCATCTCGCTGAAGGGCGACAGCTATCGCATGCGCGGCCGCGACCTCGGACGGGTTCCCGCCGCCAACACCGGGGAATGA
- the istA gene encoding IS21 family transposase, with the protein MISVEDWAEIRRLHRAEQMPVRAIARKLGIARNTVRRAIADDAPPKYQRAPKGSIVDAVEPQIRELLEQWPEMPATVIAERIGWDRGLTVLKDRVRDLRPAYRPADPASRTVYEPGEIGQCDLWFPPADIPLGFGQVGRPPVLVMVAGYSRWITARMLPSRSAADLIAGHWRLLTELGAVPRVLVWDNEGAVGSWRSGGPQLTDEFAAFAGLLGIKFLLCKPRDPESKGLVERANGYLETSFLPGRVFTSPADFNIQLADWLTRANRRIHRTLQARPADRLEADRSRMLALPPIAPPGWWKASLRLPRDHYVRLDTCDYSVHPLAVGRRIEVAAGLDQVLVTCDGVEVARHARSWARHQTITDPDHAAAAAVARKAAAGTKPAPVDVTEVEERSLDTYDRIFGVIDGGLSTGEGAA; encoded by the coding sequence GTGATCAGCGTGGAGGACTGGGCGGAGATCCGTCGGCTTCACCGGGCCGAGCAGATGCCGGTTCGGGCGATCGCGAGGAAGCTGGGGATCGCGAGGAACACTGTCCGCAGGGCGATCGCGGACGACGCGCCGCCGAAGTATCAGCGGGCGCCGAAAGGCTCGATCGTGGACGCGGTCGAGCCGCAGATTCGTGAACTGCTCGAGCAATGGCCTGAGATGCCGGCGACGGTGATCGCGGAACGGATCGGCTGGGACCGGGGTCTGACGGTGCTCAAGGACCGGGTCAGGGACCTGCGGCCGGCCTATCGGCCTGCGGATCCGGCCTCGCGGACGGTCTATGAGCCGGGCGAGATCGGCCAGTGCGACCTGTGGTTCCCGCCGGCAGACATCCCGCTCGGCTTCGGTCAGGTCGGGCGGCCGCCGGTGCTGGTCATGGTCGCGGGCTACTCGCGGTGGATCACCGCCCGAATGCTGCCTTCCAGGTCTGCGGCCGACCTGATCGCCGGGCACTGGCGGCTGCTGACAGAGCTGGGCGCCGTCCCCCGGGTGCTGGTCTGGGACAACGAGGGAGCCGTCGGCTCCTGGCGGTCCGGCGGACCCCAACTCACAGACGAATTTGCTGCGTTCGCCGGACTGCTCGGCATCAAGTTCCTGCTCTGCAAGCCACGGGATCCTGAGTCCAAGGGCCTGGTCGAGCGGGCCAACGGCTATCTCGAGACGTCGTTCCTTCCCGGCCGGGTGTTCACCTCGCCGGCCGACTTCAACATCCAGCTCGCAGACTGGCTGACCAGGGCGAACCGGCGCATCCACCGCACCTTGCAGGCCCGCCCGGCGGACCGGCTGGAAGCGGACCGGTCCCGGATGCTGGCCCTGCCGCCGATCGCCCCGCCGGGCTGGTGGAAGGCATCTCTGCGACTGCCCCGGGACCACTACGTCCGCCTGGACACCTGCGACTACTCAGTTCACCCGCTGGCCGTCGGCCGCCGCATCGAGGTCGCCGCCGGCCTGGACCAGGTCCTGGTGACCTGCGACGGCGTCGAGGTCGCCCGCCATGCCCGCAGCTGGGCCCGCCACCAGACCATCACCGACCCGGACCACGCGGCCGCTGCCGCGGTCGCCCGCAAGGCGGCCGCCGGCACGAAACCGGCGCCAGTGGACGTGACAGAGGTCGAGGAACGGTCGCTGGACACCTACGACCGGATCTTCGGCGTCATCGACGGCGGGCTGAGCACGGGTGAAGGGGCAGCGTGA
- a CDS encoding DUF3995 domain-containing protein, producing the protein MTITPKQRAALTDAVRGGTESLFRRAATAAFLWALVFTAFHFYWFAGGRFGLGDGPKMIPETGTTKDLIWAFVITSMFVVGIFLPVALTRPWGRRIPRWITVCCLWIGSALLVVRGGAGLLDTALRETGLADRGLTGLTYQQITGDAHPSLNTKVSGICIDAYFILGGLLYGRTVLLHRRLVRGADEG; encoded by the coding sequence ATGACGATTACACCGAAGCAACGGGCAGCCCTGACAGACGCCGTCAGGGGCGGCACCGAAAGTCTTTTCCGGCGGGCTGCCACGGCCGCTTTCTTATGGGCCCTCGTGTTCACGGCTTTTCATTTCTACTGGTTCGCGGGAGGTCGCTTCGGTCTCGGCGACGGCCCGAAAATGATTCCGGAGACGGGAACCACTAAGGATCTCATCTGGGCTTTCGTGATCACCTCGATGTTCGTGGTCGGAATTTTCCTTCCGGTGGCTCTGACGCGTCCGTGGGGGCGCCGGATTCCGCGCTGGATCACCGTTTGCTGTCTGTGGATCGGTTCGGCGTTGCTCGTGGTGCGGGGAGGCGCGGGACTGCTCGACACCGCGCTGCGTGAGACGGGTCTGGCGGATCGGGGACTGACGGGCCTGACGTACCAGCAGATCACCGGGGACGCGCATCCCTCGCTGAACACGAAGGTGTCGGGCATCTGCATCGACGCCTACTTCATCCTGGGCGGCCTGCTGTACGGACGTACGGTGCTGCTGCACCGGCGCCTGGTCCGCGGCGCCGACGAGGGATGA
- a CDS encoding IS5 family transposase (programmed frameshift), producing MGRGTWSWIVPDGLWEIAKPLIPPSKVRPQGGGTQDTPDETLFAAIIYVLVSGCAWRALPPCFGISKSTAHRRFLIWSRAGVWGRLHEAVLHRLDDAGLIDVSRVVLDSAHVRAKKGGEHTGPSPVDRGKPGSKMHVLSDANGLPLVVGVSAANVHDSEGLKPMVAGHQTRHDPHRGRCFKPQRLHADKAYDIPHLRKWLRGKRIGVRIARKGIESSERLGRRRWVIERTISWLSGYRRISPRYERNPRNYLAFLGLAAALCCYKRLVRLTT from the exons ATGGGGCGGGGTACGTGGAGTTGGATTGTTCCGGACGGGCTGTGGGAGATCGCCAAGCCGTTGATCCCACCGTCGAAGGTGCGGCCGCAGGGCGGCGGCACGCAGGACACGCCTGATGAGACGCTGTTTGCGGCGATCATCTACGTGCTGGTGAGTGGGTGCGCCTGGCGGGCTCTGCCACCGTGCTTCGGCATATCGAAGTCGACGGCCCACCGCCGGTTCCTGATCTGGTCCAGGGCCGGGGTCTGGGGCCGGCTGCACGAAGCGGTCCTGCACCGACTCGACGACGCCGGTCTCATCGATGTCTCCCGCGTCGTCCTCGACTCCGCGCACGTGAGGGCTA AAAAAGGGGGCGAACACACAGGTCCGAGCCCCGTGGACCGAGGTAAGCCGGGTTCCAAGATGCACGTCCTGTCGGACGCGAACGGACTGCCCCTGGTCGTCGGCGTCTCCGCCGCCAACGTCCACGACAGCGAGGGCCTGAAGCCGATGGTGGCCGGTCACCAAACGAGACACGACCCCCACCGCGGCCGCTGCTTCAAGCCCCAGCGCCTCCATGCGGACAAGGCGTACGACATTCCTCACCTGCGGAAATGGTTACGCGGCAAGCGCATCGGCGTGCGCATCGCCCGCAAAGGCATCGAGTCCAGCGAACGGTTGGGCCGCCGCCGTTGGGTCATCGAGCGGACCATCTCCTGGCTGTCCGGCTACCGCCGAATCAGCCCCCGCTACGAACGCAATCCCCGGAACTACCTGGCCTTTCTCGGCCTCGCCGCTGCACTGTGCTGCTACAAGCGACTGGTCCGCCTCACCACATAG